CGTTGCAACGCGGCCACCACGGCGTCGAGCCCGGCACCGACGTCCTCCTGCATGCCGAAGCGGTCCAGCGCGGCGGTGACCCGCTGGTCGGCCACCTCGGCGATGGTCTGCACGGTGAGGTCGTCGAGCAGGGTCTGGTCGGCACCGCCGGCCCGCGACCCCGCGTCGGTGCGGACCACCAGGTCCTGCCAGCGCTCCGGCATCTGCGCGGCGATCATGCCGGTGGCCCGCACGTCACCGGCGACCACCACCACCTCGGCGCCGACCCGTTCGGCCAGCTCCACGGTGGCGGCGGTGACGTCACCGGCGTTGTGGTGCCACGCCTCCATGGCGGCGCGCTGGTAACGCGACTGCGACCAGCCGCCCGGCTTGACCCGGCGCAGCTGGTAGCTCTCCCGACCCACCACGTGGGCCCGCCGCGGTACGCCACCGGCGCTCACCGACATCGCGTCGGCACCGGTACGGTCCGCCAGCACCCGCACCCACGCCACCTGCTCACCCCGTTGGGCCAGCAACGGCATCACATGCGGCAGCGGATCGTACGCGGCCAGATCGCGGCGCGGCGGGGCGTGCAGGTACTCGGAGAGCACCACGTGTCCCCCGGTGCCGAAGACCGCCAGCCCGTAGTCGCCGGGCATCGGGTCGTGCCCGCGTACCACCCGGTCGATGGCGGCGACGGTCGGCTCGTCGGCGCCCTGTTCCGCCAGCTGCCGTTGCAGGCCACGCCAGCGCAGATCGAGTGCCGGGTGGGCGTCCTCGGTGTCCAGCGAGGCGTCCAGATAGACCGAACACCACGGCCCCGGACGCTGGTAGAGCGGGCGCAGGAAGGACAGCTGCATGCTCGACCCCTTTCCAGCTCGGCCCACCGCTTACCCGCGCCCCCGCACTTGTCACCTGCCAGCCATCGCGTGACCGCTGTTCATTCATGCCGTTCAACTCGGAGAATCGATACTATCTGTGTCCGTACGCGAACAGTGGGTGGTGATCATGGACGCGACATCGTACTCCCGGCGTGCTCTGCACCCGACTGGCCGGATCCTCACCGCCCAGGTCGTCCGCCTGATGGACGGCTACCCACGGGAGGTACGCGTGGGCCAGCCGGTGCTGGTGGTGGTGCTCGCCGCCGCCGGAGTGGTCGGGCTGCTCGCCAAGCTGGTCCGGGCCCTGCTCTCCGCCGGTTCCGGCACCGGCCGACGCAGCTTCAAGGAGCTCAAGAAGGGCCCCGAGTTCCTGGTCACCCCGATCCGACTGCGCGACGCCGACGGCCGCACGTACGAGGTCGAGCTGCACGGGCACCTGCCGCAGAGCGCCCTGCACCCGGCCGACCACGTCCAGCTCACCCTGCGCGACCAGGGCGACCCCGACCTGGCGCCGAAGATCGAACGGATCGTCAACCTGACCACCGGGCAACTGCTGCGACCGCGTACCGCCACGATGTGGTCGCACCTCGGCCCGCCGCTGCTGCTCCAGGCCGTGCTTGGCGTCCTGCTGCTCGCCGGACTGGCCGCCTGCGCCACGCTGACCTGACCGGCATCGGGCCACAGACCCGGCGGGCGACGAGCCGCCCGAGGTTTCCGGGTCGACCGCGGCGGGCACCGCGTGCCGCATGTTCCCCGGATTCGCGCTGGACGAGATCGACGTCGGCCCGGTGCGGCTGCGGGTACGCCACGGCGGTTCCGGGCCACCGGTGGTGCTGCTGCACGGGCATCCGCGTACCCACGCGACCTGGCACCGGGTGGCGCCCCGCCTCGCCGCCACCCACACGGTGATCTGCCCCGACCTGCGCGGCTACGGCGGCTCGTCGAAGCCACCGAGCACGCCGGACCACGCCACGTACGCCAAGCGGGCGATGGCCGCCGACGTGGTGGGGCTGCTGGACGCGCTCGGTCACCACCGCGCGGCCGTGGTCGGTCACGACCGGGGGTCGTACGTGGCGATGCGGACCGCCCTGGACCACCCGGACCGGGTCAGCCACCTCGGGGTGCTCGACGGGATCCCGATCGGCGAGGCACTGGCCCGCTGCGACGCCCGGTTCGCCGCCCGCTGGTGGCACTGGTTCTTTCTCGGCCAACTCGACAAGCCCGCCGAGCGGCTGATCAACGCCGATCCGGACGCCTGGTACGGCGGCTCCCCCGACGAGCAGGGCCAGGCCGCGTACGAGGACTATCGCCGGGCCATCCACGACCCGGCCACCGTGCACGCGATGTGCGAGGACTACCGGGCCGGTTTCGGACCGGACCGGGCGGCCGACGACGCCGACCGGGCCGCCGGGCGGCGGATCGGCTGCCCGGTGCTGTTCTGCTGGTCCACCCGCGACGACATGGTGGAGCTGTACGGCGATCCGGCGGCCATCTGGCGGGACTGGGCCGACGACGTACGGGCCGCGCCGATCGAGTCCGGCCACCACATGGCCGAGCAGGCTCCGCAGCAGCTGGCCGAGACCTTGCTGACCTTCCTCGCCGGCACCGGACCAGCGTGACGTCAGCCGACCGCAGGCCGGCTCGCAGGCCGACGTAGCGGGCCAGCTCGCAGGCCGACGTAGCGGGCCAGCTCGCAGACCGGCTCGCGGGCCGACGTAGCGGGCCGGCTCGCAGCCTGACGTGCGGTCAGCCGACCGGGGCCGGCTCGCGGGCCGGCTCGGCGACGTCGAGCATGCCGCGCCGACGAGCCCAACGCTCGAAGACCAGGGTGGCGAAGGGCGGCACCGCGCAGGCAAGCGCCACCACGGTGGTCAGCACGCCCCACCGGTGCACCCGGGCCACGGCCAGCACCAGCACGCCGTACGCCACGAAGAGCGCGCCGTGGATCGGCCCGAAGATCTGCACGCCCACCTCGTTGCCGGGCGGGCCGTACTTGACCGCCATGCCGGCCAGCAGGCCGGCCCAGGAGATCGCCTCAGCGATCGCGCCCACCACGAACAGCCGGGTCACCTTCTCACGCACGCCGGCCATGCTATCGGTGCCGTCGGGCGGTTCGCGGCGGTGCGGCGCACCGACGCGACCGGCGTCACCCTACGCCCGACCGGAGCAGCCACCTGGCGAAATCGCCCGCCGGGGGTGCTGGCAAGCCGAATGGTGGACAACCGGACGCTCGGAGCTGCGCCGAAAGGCATGGACGTGCAACGTTTGGGGTACCAGCGGTGACAGGGTGGTGACCATGGGCGAGCAAGTCGGCGTGCAGACCTTCAGCCGCCAGGATCGAGCCCGCTACCGGGAGAAGGTACGGCGTTGTCTCGACGTCTTCGCCGAGATGCTGCGCGAATCCCGGTTCGACGTCGACCGGCCGATGACCGGGCTGGAGATCGAGCTGAACCTGGTCGACCGGGACTCGATGCCGGCGATGCGCAACGCCGACGTGCTGCGCGCGGTGGCCGATCCCAACTTCCAGACCGAGCTCGGCCAGTTCAACATCGAGATCAACGTGCCACCCCGGCGGCTGACCGGCACCGGCACCGCCGATTTCGAGCAGGACGTACGGGCCAGCTTGAACTCGGCCGACGCGCGGGCCCGGACGGTCGGCGCGCAGCTGGTGATGATCGGCATCCTGCCCACCGTGCGGCCCGAGCACCTGACCGCGGCCACGCTCTCGGCCAACCCCCGCTACACCCTGCTCAACGAACAGATCTTCGCCGCCCGCGGTGAGGACCTGCGGATCGCGATCAACGGGGTGGAGCGGCTGTCGGTCACCGCCGACACCATCACCCCGGAGGCGGCCTGTACCAGCACCCAGTTCCACCTCCAGGTCGGCCCGAACCAGTTCGCCGACTACTGGAACGCCGCCCAGGCCATCGCCGGCATCCAGGTGGCGGTCGGCGCCAACTCGCCGCTGTTCTTCGGTCGGGAGCTGTGGCGGGAGACCCGGATCCCGCTGTTCCAACAGGCCACCGACACCCGGCCCGAGGAGATCAAAACCCAGGGGGTACGCCCCCGGGTCTGGTTCGGCGAACGCTGGATCACCTCGGTGTTCGACCTGTTCGAGGAGAACGTCCGCTACTTCCCGGCGCTGTTGCCGGTCTGCGACCAGGAGGAGCCGGCCGAGACGCTCGCCGCCGGCGGGGTGCCGACGCTTGCCGAGTTGCGGCTGCACAACGGCACCATCTACCGCTGGAACCGCCCGGTTTACGACGTGCTGCGGGGCCGCCCTCACCTGCGGGTGGAAAATCGGGTGCTGCCCGCCGGGCCGACCGTGCTGGACACCGTCGCCAACGGGGCGTTCTACTTCGGGCTGGTTCGCGCGCTCGCCGAGTCGGACCGTCCGCTGTGGTCACAGATGTCGTTCAGCGCCGCCGAGGAAAACCTCTACACCTGCGCCCGGCACGGCATCGACGCGCACGTCTTCTGGCCGGGCCTGGGCTACCTGCCGGTCACCGAGCTGGTGCTGCGCCGCCTGCTGCCGCTGGCCCACCACGGCCTGGACCGCTGGGGGCTCGACCCGGGCGAGCGGGACCGGCTGCTCGGCATCATCGAGCAGCGCTGCCTGACCGGCCGCAACGGGGCCAGCTGGCAGGTGGCGACGCTGCACCGGCTGGAGTCGACCGACCAGCTGGACCGGCCGGAGGCGCTGCGCGAGGTGGTCCGGCACTACGTGGAGCTGATGAACACCAACCGCCCGGTCCACGAGTGGCCCATCCCCTGACCCACCCCACGTCCGCGCCGAAGGAAGGGCCCCTTCTTAACGCTGGTTTGTTAAGAAGGGGCCCTTCCTATACACGAGGCGTTAAAAGGGGGCCCTTCCTTTCACCGCAGGGCGGTGAGGGTCAGTTCGGCGGCGTGGGCGAGCAGGGTGTCGTCGTACTCGGCGTCCTTGTCGGTTTTGCTGGAGAGTACGGCCAGCACGATCGGCGCCCGGTCCGGCGGCCAGATCACGGCGATGTCGTTGCGGGTGCCGTAGCCGCCGGAGCCGGTCTTGTCGCCCACCTGCCAGCCGTCCGGGGTGCCGGCCCGGATCGTCTTGTCGCCGGTGGTGTTGCCCTTGAGCCAGTCGACAAGCACCACGCGGTCCTCGGCGGCGAGCGCGTCGTCGACGGTGTACGTCCTCAGCGAGGTGGCCAACGCGCGGGGGGTACTGGTGTCGCGGGTGTCGCCCGGGGTCGCCTCGTTGAGGGCGGTCTCCCAGCGCGCCGGCTCGGTGACCTCGTCGCCGATGTCGCGCAGTGCCTGCTTGAAGCCGCCCGGGCCGCCGAGCCGGTCGAGCAGCAGGTTGCCTGCGGTGTTGTCGCTGTAGCGCACCGCCGCGTCGGCGATCGCCCGCAGCGACATGCCGGTCTGCACGTGCTGCTCGGTGATCGGCGAGTAGGTGACCAGGTCGTCGCGGGAGTAGGTGACGATCTGGTCCAGTTCCTCGGTGGAGGTGGCGGCGAGCACCGCGGCGGCGGCCAGGGCCTTGAACGTCGAGGCGTACGCGAAGCGCTCGTCGGCCCGGTGCTCGACGGTGCGCCCGGTGCCGGTGTCGATCGCGTACACCCCGAGCCGGACGTCGTACTGCTGCTCCAGCGGGGCGAAGTCGACGACCACCGGCGCGGCGGACGGCGACGCGGCAGTCGGCGACGCGGGCGCGGCGGGGGTGCCGGGTGAGCATCCGGCGAGCAGGCCGAGCGCCAACGCGGCGGCGAGGGCACGGATTCGGGTACGGCGGGTGGTGCTGGTCAAGACTGGTCCTTCCGTCGGTCGTCCCGGCGACCCGGAGACCTTCCCGGGCAGCCGGTAACCAGGCTCGCAGCGCTCACCCATGCTGTCGAAGACGCCGAGGGCGGCAGTGATGCTGTTTCGGCATAGGATCATGGGGTGGATCTGGTGGCGGCCTGTCGGGCGTTCGTGTCGGTCGGCACCCATGGCAGCTTCACGGTCGGCGCGTCGGTCGCCCGCATTCCCCAGTCGGTGGCGAGCCGCCGGGTCGCCGCGCTGGAGCGGCATCTCGGCGGGCAACTGTTCGACCGGACGTCGCGCAGCGTCACGCTCACCCCGTTCGGGCGGGACATGCTCCACTCGGCCCGGCGGATCGTGGACCTGGCCGAGGCGATGGAACACGACGCCGAACGCGCCCGGCTGCGGCCGTTCCGGCTGGCCGTACCGGCGGTCTGCGCGCCACGATCGCTGGCCGCCCTGGTGGTCGAGGCCCGCCGGCACGAGCTGAACCTGGAGCTGCGCCGGGCCGAGCCGGCGGAACGGGCCCGGCTGCGCCAGAGCTTCGAGGTGCGCGCCGCGCTGGTCTGCGTACCGTCGGACGAGGCCGCGTGGCGGGTGCCGCTGGGTCTGGCCAGCGGCGCCGACCCGGGCGTCGAGGTGGTGCACCTGGAGACGCTGCGCGCGTCGCGCGCCGACCGGCGCACCCGACGACGCCGGGTGTGGATCGCGCCGGAGGACGACGTGCCGCACGTGCGCGACCCGCTGACCCGGCTGCGCGACGCCGCTGGGCTGCAACCGGCCCAGGTGGCGGTCGCGGCGTCGATTGTCGACGCCGCCGCCGAGGCCCTCGCCGGCTCCGACCTGATGCTCTGCTCGCCCGCCGAGGCCCGCGAACTCGGCCTGCACTGGCGGCCCCTCGGCGAGCTGCGGCCGGTCCGTGGCTACCAGGTGACCGCCGGTGTACGCGAGGACGCCGAGCGGCTCCGCGGCGTGCTGCACACCGCCGTCGGCCGGTGTCTCGGGGCGGCGGAGCGGGTGCCCGGGGAGTCCCGGGCGCACGGCCGGCGGGTGCGGGCATGACCGTCGGTCGGCTGCTCCGCGCCGCTCGGGAGACGTTGCGCGAGGCCGGGCTGCGCGGCTGCATCCTGGTCCGCGACCTGGACACCGGTGACGAGTTGGGGCTCGACACCGACGTCGTCCTCCCGGTCGCGTCGCTGGTGAAGGTGCCGCTCGCGCTGGCCACCGTGGAGCGGCTGGAACGCGGCGAACTCGACGGCGCCACCCCGGTCACGGTGCCGCCCGGCCGGGTGCGGACACCGGGTCCGACCGGGCTGAGCCGGTTCCGGCACCCGGCCACCGTGGCAATCGACGACCTGCTCTATCTCAGCGTGGCGATAAGCGACGAGGGTGCCTCGGACGCGCTGTTCAGCCTCACCCCGCCGGGGGAGGTCGCCGCCACGCTGCGCCGCTTCGGCATCGACGGGATCAGCGTCCGGCACCGCACCCGGGACCTGACCGACACGCCGGCCGAGCGGTTCGCCCCGGACGAGGTGCACCTCGCGCACTCCCTCGCCGCGTCCGCGACCACCGCCGGTCAGGGCCATCCCGTCCCCCAGCTCGACGTGGGCCGGGCCAACGCCGGCTCGGCGCGTGCCTTCGTCGAACTGCTGCACGCCCTATGGCGCCCGTCGCGCATCCCGGCACCGGTCGCCGCCCGGGTACGCGAGCTGATGGGCGACAACCTGCTGCGGCAACGGCTCGCCCCGGACTTCAGCTCCGACGCCTCCCGCTGGTCGTCGAAGACCGGCACCCTGCTCAACCTGCGGCACGAGGTCGGCGTGGTGGAACATGCCGACGGACAGGCGTACGCGGTGGCCGCGCTGAGCGAGTCGACGGTGCCGGCGGCGGTGCAGCCGCAGGCGGAGGCGGCGCTGGCGCAGGTGGCGCGGGAACTGCACGATGCCCTGCGGGCCACCCACCGTTGACCCAGTGGGTTCGGCGGATCACCCGGCTGCGGCGCGGCTCGCCGGTGGCCGGCAGGTCAGCCGCTGGCCAGCAGGTGCTTACGCTCGTCCTCGATCGCGCCGAGGCTGGCGTGGTCCCGGGCGGCCCGCTGCGCCAACCGGACCCGCACGTCGCTCACCAACCGCCGGCACTGCTCGACGTGGTGCACGGCCTGCGTGATCTTCTCCCGCACCGCGAGGTCGGTGAAGATGTTGTCGAACCAGATGTCCACGAACCGGGTCAGGCTGCCGACGGCAAGTCGGGGCGCGATCACGTCGATGCCGGGCACGTCGGCGAGTTCGGTACGCAGCGCGGCGAGGCACCGCTCGGCGTGGGCGGCGGCCTGCGCCGCGTCGTCCAGGCGGGAGTGTTTGAGCGCGCTGCTCACCATCCCGCCGCCGAAGAAGGTGTCATAGGTCGACCAGCCCGAGGCGCTGTCCAGCTTGCGCTGCACCTGTTCCAGGGCCTGCTGGGCGGCGCGGGCGGCCTGATCGGCCTCGGCCACCTCACGCAGCTCGCCGGTGAGCCGGCCACGCTGGTCGGCCAGGGCCAGCAGCCGCGCGGCGCGCGGGTCGCCGGTGCCGGTCAGGTGCTGCTCCTTCGCGTCGAGCACGGCGGCGTACGCGTCCGGGGCCCCGGCGAGCTGATTGAGCCGCGCGCACGCGGCCTCGTGCTCCCGCCGCAGCGCGTCGAGACGGGCCGCGGCCTCGGCCGCGCGGTACCGGGCGGCGTCGGCCTCGGCCCGTTCCCGGGCCAGCAGGTCGTCCCGCGCGCCGCGCAGCGAGGCCAGCACCCGGGTCAGCGAGCGACCCTCCAGCCGGGCGACGTCCTTCTCCTCGGCCACGCACTGCTCGCGCAGCTGCGCGACCCGGCCGGCCAGTTCGTCGACCCGGGCGCGCAGGTCCGCGACCCGGTGCGTGGTCACCTCGTACTCGCGGAGCGCCTCGGCCGCCACGGAAAGCCGGTGTTCGATGTCGTCGGTCACGTGATCCATTTGACGAACCCGGCGCAAGGGCCCGGCCGCGCCAAACCCGGGCCGGTGTCGCTGGCGTAGTCGGCGGCGGGCTTCCGGCTCCGGCCGTCGGGGTGGGTGCGGGACTACGCTTACCCGGTGCGGTTGGTCATCATGGCAGACACCCACCTGCCGAAACGTGCCCGTGACCTGCCGCCCGGGCTGTGGGCTGCGGTCGACACCGCCGACCTGGTGATCCATGCCGGCGACTGGGTCAGCGCGGCACTGCTCGACGAGTTGGAGCGGCGCAGCGCCCGGCTGATCGGCGTCCACGGCAACAACGACGGCCCCGAGCTACGTGCCCGGCTACCCGAAGTGGCCCGCACGGACGTCGCCGGTGTGCGCATCGCGGTGGTGCACGAGACCGGTCCGGCCAGCGGCCGGGAGCGCCGCTGCGCGGCCCGGTTCCCCGACTGCGACCTGCTCGTCTTCGGGCACTCCCACATCCCCTGGGACAGCGAGGCACCCGGCGGCCTGCGGCTGCTCAACCCGGGCTCGCCGACGGACCGACGGCGTCAGCCGTACGCGACGTACCTCACCGCCGAGGTGGCCGGCGGGCGGCTCGACGCCGTCACCCTGCACCAGGTGCCGCGGTAGCCCCGGTCGGCCGGGGCCGACCAGCCGTTTGCCTCCGCTGCGGTCGCCCATGCGAGGCGATGTAAAAGTTTCTAGACACGATGTCGAAGATGTCTTACTCTTCGTGTGTCAAGGATTCTTTACATGGGGAGCCGGTCATGACGCACGAGGAGAAACGCGCCTGGATCATGCTGATGGTCAGCCTGGTCGCCTACACCGGCTACGCGGCCGTGCTGCTGAGCCGGACCGAGGGCGGCTCGCTGACCACGACGCCGTACGTCGCGGCGATGCTGTGGACGATCGGCGGGGCCATGGTGGCGAGCATCCTGGCCGAAATCGGCATGGGCGTGCTGAACCCACGAGCCTCCCGGGTCACCGACGACCGGGACCGGGAGATCGGGCGCCTCGGTGACCGCGTCGGGCAGGCGTTCGTGGCGATCGGCGCGGTGTCGGCGATGCTCATGGCAATGGCGCAGTGGCACTGGTTCTGGATCGCCAACGTGATCTACCTGTGCTTCGTGCTGTCGGCGGTCGTCGGCTCGCTGGCCAAGGTGATCACCTACCGCAAGGGCGTGCCGCAGTGGTGAAACCGACCCGCGTCACCAACAACATCCGGGCGCTGCGCTTCGCCCGCGACGAGATGACCCAGGCCGAACTCGCCGACCGGATCGGGGTGACCCGGCAGACCGTCATCGCCATCGAACAGGGTCGCTACTCCCCCTCGCTGGAGATGGCCTTCCGCATCGCCCGCGCGTTCGGCGTACGGCTCGACGAGGTGTTCCAGTACCCCGAGGAGGCATCGTGAAGGCGATCGTGCAGGACGCCTACGGCAGCACAGAGACACTCCGGCTGCGCGACGTCGAACGGCCGCGCACCGGCGACCAGGAGGTGCTGGTCGCGGTACGCGCCGCCGCGGTCGACCCCGGAGTGTTGATCTTCATGGTCGGGCGCCCCTACCTGGTGCGACTCGCGGCCGGGCTGCGCCGACCCCGGGTGCCGGTACGAGGCCGGGACCTGGCCGGCGTGGTGACCGAGGTCGGTGCCCGGGTGACCCGCTTCCGGCCCGGCGACGAGGTGTACGGCACCTCCCTGCGCGGCTCGTACGCCGAGTTCACCGCCACCCACCAGAAGCGGCTGGCCCACAAGCCGGCCAACCTGTCCTTCGCGCAGGCCGCCGCCATGCCCGTCTCCGGGATGACGGCGCTGCGCGCGGTCCGCGACAGCGGCCAGGTGCGCCCTGGTCACCGGGTGCTGGTCATCGGCGCCTCCGGCGGCGTCGGCGCCCATGCCGTGCAGATCGCCAAGGCGTACGGGGCGAGCGTGACCGGAGTCTGCGCCCCGGAGAAGACCGAGTTCGTCCGCTCCCTCGGTGCCGACGACGTGCTCGACTACACCCGTGCGGAGATCGACCGGGACGGTCCGGTCCACGACGTGGTCATCGACACCGGCGGCAACCGCCCACTGTCGTTGCTGCGGCGTGCGCTCACCCCGCGCGGAACGCTGGCGATGGTCGGCGGCGACTGGACCAAGGGCCCGCTGCTCGGCGGATACGGCCGGCAGATATTCGGGGCGCCGCTGCTGTCCACAGTCCTCCGCCAACGGCTGCGCGCCGTCAGCGCCGTGGAACGCACCGAGGATCTCGACGAGTTGAGTGACCTCGTCGGCTCCGGTGCGCTGATCCCACCGGTCGACCGCAGCTATCCGCTCACCGAGGCGGCGGCGGCACTGCGCCACTTCACCGACGGCCGCCCCGCCGGCAAGGTCGTCATCACCGTCGACCCGCACGACGCCTGACCCGTGGGCCGACGTGGCCTGGCGGTCCCACCCGGCCCGACACCGGGTGGGACCGCACCGGGCTCGGCGAGACCGGCAACAGGGCGGTGGCGACGAGGCCGGCCTCGGTCAGGAGGACGGCACGTACAACATCTTGTCGGTGGTGTTGGGCCGGGTCTCGAAGACCACCCCCGGTGTCGCGTCGGCAAGCACCTGGGCGTGTACCTGGGCCGGGGTCCAGGTCGGATTCGCGGCGAGGATCAGGGCGGCGGCACCGGCCACGTGCGGCGCGGCCATCGAGGTGCCGGTCCTCGTCGCCACGGCGGTGTCGTTGACGTATCCGGCCGAGACGATGCTCTGTCCGGGGGCGAACAGATCCACGCACGGACCCTGGTTGCTCAGCCAGGCGGCACCGTCGTCCGACCAGGTCGACCCGACGGTGAGCACCGCCGGAATGAAGGCCGGCGTCTTCGAGCAGGCGTCGCCGGCGTCGTTGCCGGCCGAGGCGACCACGGTCACCCCCGAGTTGATCAACCCGGTGGTCGCGACCTCGTAGGCGCCGGGGTTGAGCGAGGTCAACAGGCCGAAGCTCATGTTGGCCACGGCGGGACGCTGCGCGTTCGCGGTGACCCAGTCGATCGCCTGGGTGGTCGTGGCGATGTCGCCGGTGGCGTCGCACGCCCAGACCCGCACCGCGACCAGGGTGACGTTCTTGGCGACCCCGTACGTCGTGCCGCCCAGGGTGCCGGCGACGTGGCTACCGTGTCCGTAGCAGTCGTCCGCGGCACCACCGTCCACCACGTCGATGCCGTTGACGACCCGGC
This DNA window, taken from Micromonospora sp. FIMYZ51, encodes the following:
- a CDS encoding Vms1/Ankzf1 family peptidyl-tRNA hydrolase, whose product is MQLSFLRPLYQRPGPWCSVYLDASLDTEDAHPALDLRWRGLQRQLAEQGADEPTVAAIDRVVRGHDPMPGDYGLAVFGTGGHVVLSEYLHAPPRRDLAAYDPLPHVMPLLAQRGEQVAWVRVLADRTGADAMSVSAGGVPRRAHVVGRESYQLRRVKPGGWSQSRYQRAAMEAWHHNAGDVTAATVELAERVGAEVVVVAGDVRATGMIAAQMPERWQDLVVRTDAGSRAGGADQTLLDDLTVQTIAEVADQRVTAALDRFGMQEDVGAGLDAVVAALQRNQVDTMLIVDDPSANGELWIGPAATDIALDPAQLVAVADPPQRVRADAALVRALVGTDAELTVLGPDEAPELVDGVGAVLRYVDPSTPGRGGA
- a CDS encoding alpha/beta hydrolase, with the translated sequence MFPGFALDEIDVGPVRLRVRHGGSGPPVVLLHGHPRTHATWHRVAPRLAATHTVICPDLRGYGGSSKPPSTPDHATYAKRAMAADVVGLLDALGHHRAAVVGHDRGSYVAMRTALDHPDRVSHLGVLDGIPIGEALARCDARFAARWWHWFFLGQLDKPAERLINADPDAWYGGSPDEQGQAAYEDYRRAIHDPATVHAMCEDYRAGFGPDRAADDADRAAGRRIGCPVLFCWSTRDDMVELYGDPAAIWRDWADDVRAAPIESGHHMAEQAPQQLAETLLTFLAGTGPA
- a CDS encoding DUF3817 domain-containing protein, with protein sequence MAGVREKVTRLFVVGAIAEAISWAGLLAGMAVKYGPPGNEVGVQIFGPIHGALFVAYGVLVLAVARVHRWGVLTTVVALACAVPPFATLVFERWARRRGMLDVAEPAREPAPVG
- a CDS encoding glutamate--cysteine ligase — translated: MGEQVGVQTFSRQDRARYREKVRRCLDVFAEMLRESRFDVDRPMTGLEIELNLVDRDSMPAMRNADVLRAVADPNFQTELGQFNIEINVPPRRLTGTGTADFEQDVRASLNSADARARTVGAQLVMIGILPTVRPEHLTAATLSANPRYTLLNEQIFAARGEDLRIAINGVERLSVTADTITPEAACTSTQFHLQVGPNQFADYWNAAQAIAGIQVAVGANSPLFFGRELWRETRIPLFQQATDTRPEEIKTQGVRPRVWFGERWITSVFDLFEENVRYFPALLPVCDQEEPAETLAAGGVPTLAELRLHNGTIYRWNRPVYDVLRGRPHLRVENRVLPAGPTVLDTVANGAFYFGLVRALAESDRPLWSQMSFSAAEENLYTCARHGIDAHVFWPGLGYLPVTELVLRRLLPLAHHGLDRWGLDPGERDRLLGIIEQRCLTGRNGASWQVATLHRLESTDQLDRPEALREVVRHYVELMNTNRPVHEWPIP
- the bla gene encoding class A beta-lactamase produces the protein MTSTTRRTRIRALAAALALGLLAGCSPGTPAAPASPTAASPSAAPVVVDFAPLEQQYDVRLGVYAIDTGTGRTVEHRADERFAYASTFKALAAAAVLAATSTEELDQIVTYSRDDLVTYSPITEQHVQTGMSLRAIADAAVRYSDNTAGNLLLDRLGGPGGFKQALRDIGDEVTEPARWETALNEATPGDTRDTSTPRALATSLRTYTVDDALAAEDRVVLVDWLKGNTTGDKTIRAGTPDGWQVGDKTGSGGYGTRNDIAVIWPPDRAPIVLAVLSSKTDKDAEYDDTLLAHAAELTLTALR
- a CDS encoding LysR family transcriptional regulator, with translation MDLVAACRAFVSVGTHGSFTVGASVARIPQSVASRRVAALERHLGGQLFDRTSRSVTLTPFGRDMLHSARRIVDLAEAMEHDAERARLRPFRLAVPAVCAPRSLAALVVEARRHELNLELRRAEPAERARLRQSFEVRAALVCVPSDEAAWRVPLGLASGADPGVEVVHLETLRASRADRRTRRRRVWIAPEDDVPHVRDPLTRLRDAAGLQPAQVAVAASIVDAAAEALAGSDLMLCSPAEARELGLHWRPLGELRPVRGYQVTAGVREDAERLRGVLHTAVGRCLGAAERVPGESRAHGRRVRA
- a CDS encoding serine hydrolase — encoded protein: MTVGRLLRAARETLREAGLRGCILVRDLDTGDELGLDTDVVLPVASLVKVPLALATVERLERGELDGATPVTVPPGRVRTPGPTGLSRFRHPATVAIDDLLYLSVAISDEGASDALFSLTPPGEVAATLRRFGIDGISVRHRTRDLTDTPAERFAPDEVHLAHSLAASATTAGQGHPVPQLDVGRANAGSARAFVELLHALWRPSRIPAPVAARVRELMGDNLLRQRLAPDFSSDASRWSSKTGTLLNLRHEVGVVEHADGQAYAVAALSESTVPAAVQPQAEAALAQVARELHDALRATHR
- a CDS encoding metallophosphoesterase, which codes for MRLVIMADTHLPKRARDLPPGLWAAVDTADLVIHAGDWVSAALLDELERRSARLIGVHGNNDGPELRARLPEVARTDVAGVRIAVVHETGPASGRERRCAARFPDCDLLVFGHSHIPWDSEAPGGLRLLNPGSPTDRRRQPYATYLTAEVAGGRLDAVTLHQVPR
- a CDS encoding helix-turn-helix transcriptional regulator — translated: MVKPTRVTNNIRALRFARDEMTQAELADRIGVTRQTVIAIEQGRYSPSLEMAFRIARAFGVRLDEVFQYPEEAS
- a CDS encoding NAD(P)-dependent alcohol dehydrogenase codes for the protein MKAIVQDAYGSTETLRLRDVERPRTGDQEVLVAVRAAAVDPGVLIFMVGRPYLVRLAAGLRRPRVPVRGRDLAGVVTEVGARVTRFRPGDEVYGTSLRGSYAEFTATHQKRLAHKPANLSFAQAAAMPVSGMTALRAVRDSGQVRPGHRVLVIGASGGVGAHAVQIAKAYGASVTGVCAPEKTEFVRSLGADDVLDYTRAEIDRDGPVHDVVIDTGGNRPLSLLRRALTPRGTLAMVGGDWTKGPLLGGYGRQIFGAPLLSTVLRQRLRAVSAVERTEDLDELSDLVGSGALIPPVDRSYPLTEAAAALRHFTDGRPAGKVVITVDPHDA
- a CDS encoding S8 family serine peptidase; amino-acid sequence: MRLPQVHSPGQIISRRLAATAVAVAVAAASLVGVAAPAAAESATIVGAGAPSAVPGSYIVVLKDSVVLRDSGVLARDGQVPRGTMSAAARRASAAAVERAAAALAGRHGGTVEHRYAAALRGFTIRTSEAAARRIAADESVAFVEQNRRVRLADAATFATPSGTQPNPPSWGLDRVDQRQLPLDNSFSYPSSGGQGVHAYVIDSGIRFTHQDFGGRVVNGIDVVDGGAADDCYGHGSHVAGTLGGTTYGVAKNVTLVAVRVWACDATGDIATTTQAIDWVTANAQRPAVANMSFGLLTSLNPGAYEVATTGLINSGVTVVASAGNDAGDACSKTPAFIPAVLTVGSTWSDDGAAWLSNQGPCVDLFAPGQSIVSAGYVNDTAVATRTGTSMAAPHVAGAAALILAANPTWTPAQVHAQVLADATPGVVFETRPNTTDKMLYVPSS